The Pseudomonadota bacterium genome includes a window with the following:
- the queD gene encoding 6-carboxytetrahydropterin synthase QueD, producing MAYELKIETSFAAAHNLLHYCGQCEKLHGHNWKIEIMIRGNELDQSGMLLDFKILKNHTEAIIQSLDHCYLNEHPAFVGQSPSSELIARYIFTELEKRLADQQVSVYKVTAWESERAAASYMRD from the coding sequence ATGGCCTATGAATTGAAAATAGAAACTTCTTTTGCCGCTGCCCACAACCTGCTGCACTATTGCGGTCAGTGCGAAAAACTCCATGGACATAATTGGAAGATTGAAATCATGATACGTGGCAATGAACTGGACCAAAGCGGCATGTTGCTTGATTTTAAAATCCTTAAAAATCACACGGAAGCAATTATACAATCCCTTGACCACTGCTACCTTAACGAGCACCCCGCGTTTGTCGGGCAAAGCCCTTCTTCAGAACTTATTGCCCGGTATATATTTACTGAGCTCGAAAAAAGATTAGCAGATCAGCAGGTTTCAGTTTATAAAGTTACAGCCTGGGAATCAGAACGGGCGGCAGCCTCCTACATGAGGGATTAA